A region from the Streptosporangium sp. NBC_01756 genome encodes:
- a CDS encoding acetaldehyde dehydrogenase (acetylating) — MSRAKIAIIGSGNIGTDLMIKVMRTSQTLEVAALAGIDPGSDGLARARRLGVQTTSEGVEGLIGLPCFEEVSVVLDATSAGAHRRNYAALRTHGKQVVDLTPAAVGPYVVPAVNLDSHHLGLPNVNMVTCGGQATVPIVAAVSRVAPVRYAEIVASIASKSAGPGTRANIDEFTETTARALEQVGGASRGKAIIVLNPAKPPVIMRDTVYCLVEACDEAAVAASVKQMVAAVSAYVPGYRLKQEVQFRPVAADDPLADLGGEGLLVSVFLEVEGAAHYLPAYAGNLDIMTSAALHVAERMALR; from the coding sequence ATGAGCAGAGCCAAAATCGCGATCATCGGCTCGGGCAACATCGGCACCGACCTGATGATCAAGGTGATGAGGACATCGCAGACGCTGGAGGTCGCCGCCCTGGCCGGGATCGACCCCGGCTCCGACGGCCTGGCCAGAGCACGGCGGCTCGGCGTGCAGACCACGAGCGAAGGCGTCGAGGGCCTGATCGGACTGCCCTGCTTCGAGGAGGTCTCGGTGGTGCTCGACGCCACCTCCGCGGGCGCTCACCGGCGCAACTACGCCGCCCTGCGCACCCACGGCAAACAGGTCGTCGACCTGACACCCGCCGCCGTCGGCCCGTATGTGGTACCGGCGGTCAACCTGGACAGCCATCACCTGGGTTTGCCCAATGTCAACATGGTGACGTGCGGAGGACAGGCCACTGTGCCGATCGTCGCCGCCGTTTCCCGCGTGGCACCCGTCCGCTACGCCGAGATCGTCGCGTCGATCGCCTCGAAGTCGGCCGGTCCCGGCACCCGGGCCAACATCGACGAGTTCACCGAGACCACCGCCCGCGCCCTGGAGCAGGTCGGCGGCGCGAGTCGCGGCAAGGCGATCATCGTGCTCAACCCAGCCAAGCCTCCGGTCATCATGCGCGACACCGTGTACTGCCTCGTCGAAGCCTGTGACGAGGCCGCGGTCGCCGCGTCGGTCAAGCAGATGGTCGCCGCGGTCAGCGCGTACGTGCCGGGCTACCGGCTCAAACAGGAAGTGCAGTTCCGGCCGGTCGCGGCCGATGACCCGCTGGCCGACCTCGGCGGCGAAGGCCTGCTCGTCTCGGTATTCCTCGAGGTCGAGGGCGCCGCCCACTATCTCCCGGCATACGCCGGGAACCTGGACATCATGACATCAGCGGCTCTGCACGTCGCGGAGAGGATGGCTCTTCGATGA